A window from Podospora bellae-mahoneyi strain CBS 112042 chromosome 1 map unlocalized CBS112042p_1, whole genome shotgun sequence encodes these proteins:
- a CDS encoding uncharacterized protein (EggNog:ENOG503NY1T; COG:L; BUSCO:EOG092612CC) — MLVSLTVGKVDAGVTVLLTPDKRLIEFPSILLPPDISSGSIVDINVARNKASEAHAERAFRSLQDSILSSFGADAPSPPVLRCRNATQTSVVLEWDPIHLATADLISLALYRNGQKAGNIPKPLEMHSTKISGLAVDTEYTFHLVLRTTAGTFASQRVTVRTHKMTDLSGITITLGILPAVVKEGLTAAVERIGAKIVDGVRIDTTHFVTTEGRGIQWEKANEMNIPVVRPEWVDACERGGRILGVTKFYLDAARVGPGSYETPLSATAPSPVPKQPEPQQQKDLPSQPPAAEPAVATTGAPSGEEAKEQGGGVESGSSDGEEDQEGDAGKDEENDAEPGYKALSGEQDQKEHPSHPKQPTVEEGDNDDDDDDDDDDDDDGSNKGEDRKGSSSADERGEKDAGKKSPGDGASFQDVAL, encoded by the exons ATGCTCGTCTCTCTCACGGTCGGCAAGGTCGACGCCGGCGTCACTGTCCTTCTGACCCCTGACAAGCGACTG ATCGAATTCCCCTccattcttcttcctcccgaCATCTCCTCCGGCTCCATAGTCGACATCAACGTTGCGCGCAACAAGGCCTCCGAAGCCCACGCCGAGCGCGCCTTCCGTTCCCTCCAAGACTcgatcctctcctccttcggCGCCGACGCGCCCTCCCCACCCGTCCTCCGCTGCCGCAACGCGACCCAGACCAGTGTTGTTCTAGAATGGGATCCTATCCACCTCGCTACTGCCGATTTAATCTCGCTGGCTCTCTACCGGAATGGCCAGAAAGCCGGCAACATCCCCAAGCCCCTCGAAATGCATTCTACCAAGATCAGCGGCCTGGCGGTCGACACCGAGTACACCTTCCACCTCGTCCTTCGCACCACGGCCGGGACGTTTGCCAGTCAGCGCGTGACGGTCCGGACGCATAAGATGACTGATTTGAGCGGTATCACCATCACGTTGGGCATCCtcccggcggtggtgaaggaggggttgacggcggcggtggaaaGGATCGGGGCCAAGATTGTGGATGGGGTTAGGATAGACACCACGCACTTTGTTACCACGGAGGGCAGGGGAATACAGTGGGAGAAGGCCAACGAGATGAATATCCCGGTCGTGAGGCCCGAGTGGGTGGATGCTTgcgagagaggagggaggatttTGGGGGTGACCAAGTTTTATCTGGATGCCGCGAGGGTTGGGCCGGGGAGTTACGAGACGCCCCTCTCGGCGACGGCGCCGAGCCCGGTGCCGAAGCAGCCtgagccacagcagcagaaggaTTTGCCTTCTCAGCCACCGGCTGCTGAACCTGCCGTGGCGACGACCGGTGCGCCCTCTGGAGAGGAGGCGAAGGAacagggaggtggtgttgagtcTGGCTCCAGtgatggcgaagaagacCAGGAGGGGGATGCGGGAAAGGATGAGGAGAACGATGCGGAGCCCGGGTACAAGGCGCTGTCAGGGGAGCAAGATCAAAAAGAGCACCCTTCACACCCCAAGCAACCCActgttgaagaaggtgacaacgacgacgacgatgacgacgacgatgatgatgatgatgatgggagtaATAAAGGCGAGGACAGAAAAGGCAGCAGTAGCGCCGacgagagaggagagaaagacGCGGGAAAGAAATCCCCAGGTGACGGAGCGTCCTTTCAGGATGTCGCTCTTTAA
- a CDS encoding uncharacterized protein (EggNog:ENOG503NWGF; COG:I; COG:Q): protein MSKPWILLTPSTRGISHSLLHHLLRTTPSTIPILTTTRSPNLPPSYPESDRLHVVNLDVTDESAIQSAADRARELFPPKTHHLHLALTLPGILLTPPEKSISQITEPSLLETLRVNTLGPVLLMKHFVPFLPKRSAPLEPTEGLPPHATWLSVSARVGSMTDNRLGGWYSYRLSKSALNSAVKTLDLELQQKSASNCIAVGYHPGTVKTDLSRGFWSGVPEANLFSPEDAAEKLWNVITSLNPSQRGKIWDWKGEEVPP from the exons ATGTCCAAACCTTGgatcctcctcaccccctcaacccgcggcatctcccactccctcctccaccacctcctccgcaccaccccctccacaatccccatcctaaccaccacccgctcccccaacctccccccctcctatCCCGAATCAGACCGCCTCCACGTCGTAAACCTGGACGTAACAGATGAATCAGCCATCCAATCCGCCGCCGACAGAGCCAGGGAGCTGTTCCCGcccaaaacccaccacctccacctggccctcaccctccccggcatcctcctcaccccccccgAGAAATCCATCTCCCAAATCACCGAGCCCAGCCTCCTCGAAACGCTGAGGGTAAACACCCTCGGTCCAGTCCTCTTAATGAAGCACTTCGTCCCTTTTCTCCCAAAGAGATCCGCCCCTCTCGAGCCCACAGAAGGTCTACCTCCCCACGCAACTTG GTTGTCTGTCTCGGCGCGAGTAGGCAGCATGACCGACAACCGCCTCGGAGGCTGGTACTCCTACCGTCTTTCCAAATCAGCCCTCAACTCGGCCGTCAAAACCCTCGACCTCGAGCTCCAGCAAAAGTCAGCCTCCAACTGCATAGCGGTAGGCTACCACCCGGGCACCGTCAAGACCGACCTCTCCCGCGGATTTTGGTCCGGCGTCCCCGAAGcaaacctcttctccccagaAGACGCAGCCGAAAAGCTCTGGAACGTGATCACTTCCTTAAACCCATCACAGCGAGGCAAAATCTGGGACTGgaaaggagaggaggtgcCCCCTTGA
- a CDS encoding uncharacterized protein (EggNog:ENOG503PRAV), with translation MSSDNIGGIRVQRETVIVVEDSSHLRNRRGDSLETTIRSNELEEMDSQISQYSRPKTFRKLSNASSILTDIFRPDTDEDVIRRKIKRANDRDSSRALIEFLRNTSPPPQNYMSIPDTLESPPVTTKKRRPFWSFWKKRVKRGKKDGRRASGGVIRLPDTAVAGTTTGGYRHIAISIPIEYDHLDEPTQEPTPPPSDDERAGTVTILPPVEEEKRESSESVASGTTNDSTSANSEELFPMLPSPESPMERLSTDRVLSAAEPIAQGGTGSRTQSRPPSRMANSSVGAHSMITIPSPHELTPLPKGSISDFVPVDVVTVDTRPHTVMSNPPSPADEPPAMGIKRDNTSNMFLRQHTLDAIQDPLDAEQSDREDIPSTRHCTPRSPHPLSFQSRAASIFPPLEPFSPLSPKPKPSCTLRITPIMTVVDVQPVSARQSPAPRSKEQRSLVSKKSTVSPLHGTPEIHITGSDTSPHSQHHGRTVRHMPSFSDMRSTTSIEHLILARHSSFVPTVSTSTSYSTLPTRPPTACSFRRPSPAAVPRSESHQNLLRQYEELHYTHNHEIELLVQRLDRLESVNNRWLNTLIPLIERLARRLPSSRSTLSTCKSTSDIASGAATPRATTTTTTTTTTTRRKHYSCPQHRSPCPQHHNPYPRHRISSEASTNDSDSLDYRHLSHSNPPIPAGYHSRYYEPPQTMNTSDVSSHYWDPSNDDLLLHSYSQGGQEVAVDRLPSRHAGVSLLGGDFGTMFTRRVREVEQRQEEERGGESGLGKREWPWPGMSQLSGMETLEPVMRGLVEEIGAGEEGELREVEDPLGGHR, from the coding sequence ATGTCTTCGGACAACATTGGCGGGATACGAGTGCAGAGGGAGACTGTCATTGTGGTGGAAGACAGTTCCCATCTGCGCAACAGGCGAGGCGACTCTCTGGAGACCACCATCCGTTCAAACGAGCTGGAAGAAATGGACAGCCAAATATCCCAGTACAGCCGGCCCAAGACCTTCCGCAAGCTTTCGAATGCTTCGAGCATTCTCACCGACATTTTCCGCCCAGACACCGACGAGGACGTCATTCGGCGCAAGATCAAAAGGGCGAACGATAGGGATAGCTCGAGGGCCCTGATTGAGTTTCTCCGCAACACctcgccaccaccccagaACTACATGTCCATTCCTGACACGTTGGAGTCTCCACCTGTCACCACGAAGAAGAGACGGCCATTTTGGTCAttttggaagaagagggtcAAGAGAGGAAAGAAGGACGGGAGGCGCGCATCTGGTGGCGTAATTCGGCTGCCAGATACAGCTGTTGCTGGAACAACTACTGGTGGTTATCGCCACATCGCCATATCGATACCTATTGAGTACGACCATCTTGATGAGCCTACCCAAGAGCCGACCCCGCCGCCTTCAGATGACGAACGGGCTGGCACTGTCACGATTCTGCCGCCagtagaagaagagaagcGTGAGTCTAGCGAATCGGTTGCTTCAggcaccaccaacgacagTACAAGTGCCAACAGTGAGGAGTTGTTCCCGATGCTCCCGTCGCCAGAGTCGCCCATGGAAAGGCTCTCTACCGACCGCGTGCTCTCGGCCGCAGAACCCATAGCACAGGGGGGGACTGGGAGCCGGACACAATCTCGGCCACCCTCGCGGATGGCAAACTCTTCGGTCGGTGCCCACAGCATGATTACtatcccttccccccatgAGCTGACACCGCTCCCAAAAGGCTCGATATCAGATTTCGTTCCGGTAGATGTCGTCACTGTCGACACTCGACCTCATACCGTCATGAGCAATCCCCCAAGTCCCGCAGATGAGCCCCCTGCCATGGGCATCAAACGTGATAACACCTCCAATATGTTCCTTCGACAACACACGCTGGATGCTATCCAAGACCCCCTGGATGCGGAACAAAGCGACAGAGAGGACATTCCGTCGACGAGACACTGCACACCTAGGAGCCCTCACCCTCTGTCTTTCCAATCAAGGGCCGCTTCGATCTTTCCGCCTCTAGAACCTTTCTCGCCATTATCACCCAAACCGAAACCCTCCTGCACTCTCCGTATCACACCCATCATGACCGTTGTTGATGTGCAGCCAGTCTCAGCACGCCAGTCACCAGCTCCTCGTTCGAAGGAGCAGCGCAGTCTTGTCAGCAAAAAAAGCACTGTTTCCCCTCTCCACGGCACCCCTGAGATTCACATCACCGGCTCCGACACGTCCCCCCACTCTCAACATCATGGACGAACAGTCCGCCATATGCCCAGCTTCTCCGACATGCGAAGCACGACCTCTATTGAACATCTCATTCTCGCGCGACACTCGAGTTTCGTTCCAACAGTTTCAACAAGCACCTCCTATAGCACCCTCCCTACCAGACCACCAACGGCTTGTTCATTCCGTCGTCCCTCTCCAGCAGCCGTCCCCCGGTCAGAGTCCCACCAGAACCTCCTACGTCAATACGAAGAACTCCACTACACCCACAACCACGAAATTGAACTTTTGGTTCAACGCCTCGACAGATTAGAATCGGTCAACAACCGCTggctcaacaccctcatccccctGATCGAGCGCCTGGCCCGCCGATTGCCCTCTTCCAGATCAACGTTGAGCACCTGCAAAAGCACAAGCGACATCGCCTCGGGGGCCGCCACGCCCagagccaccaccaccaccaccaccaccactaccaccacaaGGAGGAAACACTACTCCTGCCCTCAACACCGCAGCCCCtgccctcaacaccacaacccctACCCTCGCCACCGTATCTCCTCAGAGGCCTCCACAAACGACAGTGACTCCCTTGACTACCGacacctctcccactccaacccacccatcccGGCGGGTTATCATTCCCGGTACTACGAGCCGCCACAGACAATGAATACCTCTGATGTGAGCTCGCATTATTGGGATCCGAGTAATGATGACCTGTTGCTGCATTCGTACAGTCAGGGGGGGCAGGAGGTGGCGGTTGATCGGTTGCCGTCACGGCATGCGGGGGTGTCGTTGCTGGGAGGGGACTTTGGGACAATGTTTACGAGGCGCGTTAGGGAGGTTGAACAGAgacaagaggaagagaggggtgGGGAAAGCGgtctggggaagagggagtgGCCTTGGCCGGGGATGTCGCAGCTGAGTGGGATGGAGACGCTGGAGCCGGTGATGAGAGGGTTGGTTGAGGAGattggagctggagaggagggggagttgagagaggtggaggatcCTCTTGGGGGGCACAGGTGA